The Streptomyces albofaciens JCM 4342 genome has a segment encoding these proteins:
- a CDS encoding peroxiredoxin-like family protein, giving the protein MSLDAELHAFFTSRYPQIPAAARAVMERAGRELAESGQAAAAPGPGTAAPDFTLPAADGRKVTLSALLADGPVVLTFYRGAWCPYCNLALRALQEHHAAITARGARLVAVSPQIPDESLTLAEKHGLAFDVLSDVGSEVAERYGIAFDLPEDLAAVYDSFGFEMQRVNGGHPRTLPLPATFVIDRTGTVRWAFADPDYVKRAEPADILAALDALTSS; this is encoded by the coding sequence ATGAGCCTCGACGCCGAGTTGCACGCCTTCTTCACGTCCCGCTACCCGCAGATCCCGGCCGCCGCGCGGGCGGTCATGGAGCGGGCCGGTCGCGAACTGGCCGAGTCCGGGCAGGCCGCCGCGGCGCCCGGACCCGGCACAGCGGCCCCCGACTTCACGCTGCCCGCGGCGGACGGACGGAAGGTCACCCTGAGCGCCCTCCTCGCCGACGGGCCGGTCGTGCTCACCTTCTACCGCGGCGCGTGGTGCCCGTACTGCAACCTCGCGCTGCGCGCCCTCCAGGAGCACCACGCCGCCATCACCGCGCGCGGCGCCCGGCTGGTGGCCGTCTCGCCGCAGATACCCGACGAGTCCCTGACCCTCGCCGAAAAGCACGGGCTGGCCTTCGACGTGCTCAGCGACGTGGGCTCCGAGGTCGCCGAGCGGTACGGCATCGCCTTCGACCTGCCCGAGGACCTGGCCGCCGTGTACGACTCCTTCGGCTTCGAGATGCAGCGCGTCAACGGCGGACATCCGCGCACCCTGCCGCTGCCCGCCACCTTCGTCATCGACCGCACGGGCACGGTCCGCTGGGCCTTCGCCGACCCCGACTACGTCAAGCGCGCCGAACCGGCGGACATCCTGGCCGCCCTGGACGCCCTCACCTCCTCCTGA
- a CDS encoding class I SAM-dependent methyltransferase, whose amino-acid sequence MTTRSFDDLVAEAESVSVAGWDFSWLDGRATEQRPSWGYQRSLGARLAGATAALDIQTGGGEVLAGAGPLPPVMAATESWPPNVAKATALLHPLGAVVVADPDEPPLPFADGAFDLVTSRHPATVWWSEIARVLRPGGTYFAQHVGPASVFELVEYFLGPQPGEVRRKRHPDDESRDAEAAGLEIAELHSESLRMEFFDIGAVIYFLRKVIWMVPGFTVDGHRDRLRELDAKIRAEGPFVAHSTRFLIEARKPA is encoded by the coding sequence ATGACCACACGTTCCTTCGACGACCTGGTGGCCGAGGCGGAGTCCGTGTCCGTCGCCGGCTGGGACTTCTCCTGGCTGGACGGCCGGGCCACCGAGCAGCGCCCCTCGTGGGGATACCAGCGCTCCCTGGGCGCACGGCTGGCGGGTGCCACCGCCGCGCTGGACATCCAGACCGGCGGCGGTGAAGTCCTCGCGGGCGCCGGGCCGTTGCCGCCGGTGATGGCGGCGACGGAGTCCTGGCCGCCGAACGTCGCGAAGGCGACCGCGCTGCTGCACCCGCTCGGCGCGGTCGTCGTCGCCGACCCGGACGAGCCGCCGCTGCCGTTCGCCGACGGCGCCTTCGACCTCGTCACCAGCCGCCACCCGGCCACCGTCTGGTGGTCGGAGATCGCCCGCGTGCTGCGCCCCGGCGGCACGTACTTCGCCCAGCACGTCGGCCCGGCCAGCGTCTTCGAGCTGGTCGAGTACTTCCTCGGCCCGCAGCCCGGGGAAGTGCGGCGCAAGCGCCACCCCGACGACGAGAGCCGGGACGCCGAGGCCGCGGGCCTGGAGATCGCCGAGCTGCACTCCGAGTCCCTGCGCATGGAGTTCTTCGACATCGGCGCGGTGATCTACTTCCTGCGCAAGGTGATCTGGATGGTGCCGGGCTTCACGGTGGACGGCCACCGCGACCGGCTGCGCGAGCTGGACGCGAAGATCCGGGCGGAGGGGCCGTTCGTGGCCCACTCCACCCGCTTCCTCATCGAGGCCCGCAAACCGGCCTGA
- a CDS encoding ABC-F family ATP-binding cassette domain-containing protein, translating into MITVRGVDVRVGARLLLSGVSFHVAPGDRIGLVGRNGAGKTTLLDTLAGRVRPAAGDIVRTGSVGHLPQDSRTADPAVTVTGRILSARGLDRTVRELRRASEALAEAVGAAEQEKAMAAYARAEDAFQARGGYAAEAEAARVAAGVGLPERVLHRPVGGLSGGQRRRVELARILFAGHGTLLLDEPTNHLDADSVAWLRGFLAAYRGGLVMISHDTGLLADTVNRVFHVEPARAALDVHNTGWHTYLAQRAADDRRRARERASAERKAAALHSQADRMRANVATAVSAKNMARRADRMLAELEPVRRTEKTVRIRLPEPAPCGRVPLGAVSLAKAYGDHQVLDGVDLAVDRGSRLVVLGLNGAGKTTLLRLLAGRETPDAGRVVAGHGLRLGYFAQEHDTLDPSRTVRENLAAAAPHLTDGEARHVLGAFLFSGDDADKPVRVLSGGERTRLALAGLVHSRANVLLLDEPTNHLDPASRDEVLAAVGTYPGAIVLVSHDPGAVEALRPDRVLVLPDGAEDLWGREYAELVELA; encoded by the coding sequence ATGATTACCGTTCGTGGTGTCGACGTGCGCGTCGGCGCCCGGCTTCTGCTGTCCGGCGTTTCCTTTCATGTCGCCCCCGGTGACCGAATCGGCCTGGTGGGCCGCAACGGGGCGGGGAAGACGACGTTGCTCGACACCCTGGCGGGGCGGGTGCGGCCCGCCGCCGGGGACATCGTCCGTACGGGGAGCGTCGGCCATCTGCCGCAGGACTCCCGTACGGCCGACCCGGCCGTCACCGTCACCGGCCGGATTCTTTCCGCGCGTGGTCTGGACCGGACCGTACGCGAACTGCGGCGCGCCTCGGAGGCGCTGGCCGAGGCCGTGGGCGCGGCCGAGCAGGAGAAGGCGATGGCGGCTTACGCGCGGGCCGAGGACGCCTTCCAGGCACGTGGCGGGTACGCGGCCGAGGCCGAGGCGGCGCGGGTCGCGGCCGGGGTGGGGCTGCCCGAGCGGGTGCTGCACCGGCCCGTGGGCGGGCTGTCGGGCGGGCAGCGGCGGCGGGTCGAGCTGGCCCGCATCCTGTTCGCCGGGCACGGCACGCTGCTGCTGGACGAGCCGACCAACCACCTCGACGCCGACTCGGTCGCCTGGCTGCGCGGCTTCCTGGCCGCGTACCGGGGCGGGCTGGTGATGATCAGCCATGACACCGGGCTGCTCGCCGACACCGTCAACCGGGTGTTTCACGTGGAACCGGCGCGCGCCGCGCTCGACGTGCACAACACCGGCTGGCACACCTACCTCGCCCAGCGCGCGGCGGACGACCGGCGCCGGGCGCGGGAGCGCGCCAGCGCGGAGCGGAAGGCGGCGGCGCTGCACAGCCAGGCCGACAGGATGCGCGCCAACGTCGCGACGGCCGTCTCGGCGAAGAACATGGCCCGCCGCGCCGACCGCATGCTCGCGGAGCTGGAGCCGGTCCGGCGCACCGAGAAGACCGTGCGCATCCGGCTGCCCGAGCCCGCACCGTGCGGCCGGGTGCCGCTGGGCGCCGTCAGCCTGGCCAAGGCGTACGGGGACCACCAGGTGCTCGACGGTGTCGACCTGGCCGTGGACCGGGGGAGCCGGCTGGTCGTGCTGGGGCTCAACGGGGCGGGCAAGACGACGCTGTTGCGGCTGCTGGCCGGGCGGGAGACCCCCGACGCGGGGCGCGTGGTGGCCGGGCACGGCCTGCGGCTGGGCTACTTCGCGCAGGAGCACGACACGCTCGACCCGTCCCGTACGGTCCGCGAGAACCTGGCCGCCGCCGCGCCGCACCTGACCGACGGCGAGGCCCGGCACGTCCTCGGCGCGTTCCTCTTCTCCGGGGACGACGCGGACAAGCCGGTACGGGTGCTGTCCGGCGGCGAGAGGACCCGGCTGGCGCTGGCCGGTCTGGTCCACTCGCGCGCCAACGTGCTGCTGCTGGACGAGCCGACCAACCACCTCGACCCGGCTTCCCGGGACGAGGTGCTGGCCGCCGTCGGCACCTACCCCGGCGCGATCGTGCTGGTCAGCCACGACCCGGGGGCCGTCGAGGCCCTCCGCCCCGACCGGGTGCTGGTGCTGCCGGACGGCGCGGAGGACCTGTGGGGGCGGGAGTACGCGGAATTGGTGGAGTTGGCGTGA
- a CDS encoding GNAT family N-acetyltransferase, producing MPTGNGPAARYEFRAAAEWAEFGAVIDMAYGGHPHSPAHSAVVGALFESKRSLVACYGGRPCATFAGYALEMTLPGGPAPVAGIGYVAVAPPHRRRGLMRELLRQALTALHEERGEPVAVLHSTEPGIYGRFGFGLASQAVELSVPPEARAFTQESDGDGLTPDVLAPEDGRAAVAAVYDACVPERPGMLRRDAAWQRRAVEDEPASRNGAGRLLCLLASGPGGEPRGYALYRLRPAWQRSRPRYELTVRELFARDPAAYAFLWRALLDTDLAGTVRAQTRPVDDPLLALLDDPRSAAPTLRDQLYARAVDLDRALTARTYSAPVDVVLEVSDAMCPWNAGRWQLTADADGFAECTRTGASADLALTAREIGAVLLGGGSLVQLAHAGRVAELRPGALRAASAAFRHDPAPFCPMAF from the coding sequence GTGCCCACCGGGAACGGACCGGCCGCGCGGTATGAATTCCGGGCCGCGGCGGAATGGGCGGAATTCGGCGCGGTGATCGATATGGCCTACGGCGGCCATCCGCACTCCCCCGCGCACAGCGCCGTGGTCGGCGCGCTATTCGAATCCAAACGTTCCCTGGTCGCGTGTTACGGCGGCCGCCCGTGCGCCACCTTCGCCGGATACGCGCTGGAGATGACGCTGCCCGGCGGCCCGGCCCCGGTGGCCGGCATCGGATACGTCGCGGTGGCACCGCCCCACCGGCGGCGCGGCCTGATGCGCGAGCTCCTGCGGCAGGCGCTCACCGCGCTGCACGAGGAGCGGGGCGAGCCGGTCGCGGTGCTGCACTCGACCGAGCCGGGCATCTACGGGCGCTTCGGGTTCGGCCTGGCATCCCAGGCCGTCGAACTGTCCGTACCGCCCGAGGCCCGTGCGTTCACCCAGGAATCGGACGGTGACGGCCTGACGCCGGACGTCCTCGCACCCGAGGACGGGCGCGCCGCCGTCGCCGCCGTCTACGACGCCTGTGTGCCCGAACGCCCGGGCATGCTGCGGCGGGACGCCGCCTGGCAGCGCCGCGCCGTCGAGGACGAACCGGCGTCCCGCAACGGCGCGGGACGGCTGCTGTGCCTGCTGGCGTCCGGCCCCGGCGGCGAGCCCCGCGGGTACGCGCTGTACCGGCTGCGGCCCGCCTGGCAGCGGTCCCGGCCGCGCTACGAACTGACCGTACGAGAACTCTTCGCGCGCGACCCGGCCGCGTACGCCTTCCTGTGGCGCGCGCTGCTGGACACCGATCTCGCCGGGACCGTCAGGGCGCAGACCCGCCCCGTCGACGACCCGTTGCTGGCGCTGCTCGACGACCCGCGCAGCGCCGCGCCCACCCTGCGCGACCAGCTCTACGCCCGTGCCGTCGACCTGGACCGGGCCCTGACCGCGCGCACGTACAGCGCGCCGGTCGATGTGGTGCTGGAGGTGAGCGACGCCATGTGCCCCTGGAACGCCGGGCGTTGGCAGCTCACCGCGGACGCCGACGGATTCGCCGAGTGCACGCGGACGGGTGCGTCGGCCGACCTGGCCCTGACCGCCCGCGAGATCGGCGCGGTCCTGCTCGGCGGCGGCTCACTGGTCCAGCTGGCGCACGCGGGCCGGGTCGCCGAGCTGCGGCCGGGCGCGCTCCGCGCCGCCTCGGCCGCCTTCCGCCACGATCCGGCGCCGTTCTGTCCGATGGCGTTCTGA
- a CDS encoding DegT/DnrJ/EryC1/StrS family aminotransferase — translation MPGPGYAFFGDEERDNVEQVLEAWSRTTAAHSYPLGDLTQTRLFEQAAAHRLGSPYCLSVNSGTSALLTALAALGIGPGDEVIVPGYLYTACLAAIVYSGATPVLAEVDASLTLDPGDVRQRITGRTKALMPVHMLGAACDLAALRRIAGEHGLLMLEDAAQACGGTYRGRPLGTFGQAGAFSLNMFKVITGGDGGFLLTSDERVFQRAYGFHDHGWFPYRREEGPGDRLWGLNLRMTELTAAVARAQLGRLDAVLARTRGLRDELLEQLPERDGMVRRFLHDADGDCASVIVYVFDERADAEAVAKRLGTKTLLHSPKHYYGGLPELPSLAAPDGSSCPFRPPAEAWRRDGWRAGALPRTDDVLSRSLALTVGLSDTYLGADFGVDVFSGGDEIAEVAERFRETADEVLG, via the coding sequence ATGCCCGGACCCGGCTACGCCTTCTTCGGTGACGAGGAGCGCGACAACGTCGAGCAGGTGCTGGAAGCCTGGTCGCGGACGACCGCCGCGCACTCCTACCCGCTGGGCGACCTCACCCAGACCCGGCTGTTCGAGCAGGCCGCGGCGCACCGGCTGGGCAGCCCGTACTGCCTGTCCGTCAACAGCGGCACGTCCGCTCTGCTGACCGCCCTCGCCGCGCTCGGCATCGGCCCCGGCGACGAGGTCATCGTGCCCGGCTACCTCTACACCGCCTGCCTGGCCGCCATCGTCTACAGCGGCGCCACCCCGGTGCTCGCCGAGGTGGACGCCTCGCTCACCCTCGACCCCGGCGACGTACGGCAGCGGATCACCGGGCGCACCAAGGCGCTGATGCCGGTGCACATGCTCGGCGCGGCCTGCGACCTGGCCGCCCTGCGGCGGATCGCCGGCGAGCACGGGCTGCTGATGCTGGAGGACGCGGCGCAGGCGTGCGGCGGCACGTACCGGGGGCGGCCGCTGGGCACGTTCGGGCAGGCGGGCGCCTTCTCGCTCAACATGTTCAAGGTCATCACCGGTGGGGACGGCGGTTTCCTGCTCACCTCCGACGAGCGGGTCTTCCAGCGGGCGTACGGCTTCCACGACCACGGCTGGTTCCCGTACCGCCGCGAGGAGGGCCCCGGCGACCGGCTGTGGGGCCTGAACCTGCGGATGACGGAGCTGACGGCGGCCGTGGCGCGCGCCCAGCTCGGCCGCCTGGACGCCGTGCTGGCGCGTACCCGGGGGCTGCGGGACGAGCTGCTGGAGCAGCTGCCCGAGCGGGACGGCATGGTGCGCCGGTTCCTGCACGACGCGGACGGGGACTGCGCGTCCGTGATCGTGTACGTCTTCGACGAGCGGGCCGACGCCGAGGCCGTCGCCAAGCGGCTCGGCACCAAGACGCTGCTGCACTCGCCCAAGCACTACTACGGCGGCCTGCCCGAACTGCCCTCGCTGGCGGCCCCGGACGGCTCCTCCTGCCCCTTCCGCCCGCCCGCCGAGGCCTGGCGGCGGGACGGCTGGCGGGCGGGCGCGCTGCCCCGTACCGACGATGTGCTGAGCCGTTCGCTGGCGCTGACCGTCGGGCTGTCCGACACGTATCTGGGCGCCGACTTCGGGGTGGACGTCTTCAGCGGCGGCGACGAGATCGCCGAGGTCGCCGAGCGGTTCCGCGAGACGGCCGACGAAGTGCTCGGCTGA
- a CDS encoding glycosyltransferase family 2 protein produces MSATRTTAQLPGGATMPLVSVVVPCFDEAAVIGETHRRLSTVLRGLPECEYEVVYVDDGSGDATWDRLTALAAEDARVRLVRLTRNFGHQPAVLAGLREASGDAVVTIDADLQDPPGLIADMVERWRAGWPVVSARRTGREGESRFKTGTAHVFYRLLAAVADHPVNLDTGDFRLLDREVVRTLSLLPESELYLRGSVCWAGFPETSLEYGRLPRLAGRTKYTLRKMAGLSRRGLLACSSAPARVPAVVGLAWLGGTAAVSAVRGRPLPLAAWTFGCEAVLLGLLGEYLLLVHREVRGRPPYVVRQRWAAGVATPVELVPVEAAEHAKAWAAGSAR; encoded by the coding sequence ATGTCCGCGACCCGAACCACCGCGCAGTTGCCCGGCGGAGCCACCATGCCCCTGGTCAGCGTCGTGGTGCCGTGCTTCGACGAGGCGGCCGTCATCGGGGAGACGCACCGCCGGCTCAGCACGGTCCTGCGCGGCCTGCCGGAGTGCGAGTACGAGGTGGTGTACGTGGACGACGGCAGCGGCGACGCCACCTGGGACCGGCTCACCGCGCTCGCCGCCGAGGACGCGCGCGTCCGGCTGGTACGGCTGACCCGCAACTTCGGACACCAGCCGGCCGTCCTCGCGGGCCTGCGCGAAGCGTCCGGGGACGCGGTGGTGACCATCGACGCCGACCTCCAGGACCCGCCGGGCCTCATCGCCGACATGGTCGAGCGCTGGCGCGCGGGCTGGCCCGTGGTCTCCGCGCGGCGCACCGGACGGGAGGGCGAGAGCCGCTTCAAGACCGGCACCGCCCATGTCTTCTACCGGCTGCTCGCCGCCGTCGCCGACCACCCCGTGAACCTGGACACCGGGGACTTCCGGCTGCTGGACCGCGAGGTCGTGCGCACCCTCTCGCTGCTGCCGGAGAGCGAGCTGTACCTGCGCGGTTCGGTGTGCTGGGCGGGTTTTCCCGAGACGAGCCTGGAGTACGGGCGGCTGCCGCGGCTGGCCGGCCGGACGAAGTACACGCTGCGCAAGATGGCCGGGCTGTCCCGGCGCGGGCTGCTCGCCTGTTCGTCCGCCCCGGCCCGGGTGCCCGCCGTCGTCGGCCTGGCCTGGCTCGGCGGTACGGCCGCGGTCTCGGCCGTGCGGGGCCGCCCGCTGCCGCTGGCCGCGTGGACCTTCGGCTGCGAGGCGGTGCTGCTCGGGCTGCTGGGCGAGTACCTGCTGCTGGTCCACCGCGAGGTGCGCGGGCGGCCGCCGTACGTGGTCCGCCAGCGGTGGGCGGCCGGGGTGGCGACGCCGGTGGAGCTGGTCCCGGTGGAGGCGGCCGAGCACGCCAAGGCGTGGGCCGCCGGGAGCGCCCGGTGA
- a CDS encoding NAD(P)/FAD-dependent oxidoreductase: protein MSAGGGGRDARGPWDVVVVGAGFTGLAAAHELGRAGLRCLVLEADDRVGGLAGTFSVGDRQLERFYHHWFASDTDIFRLCADLGRPDLVRRHHGRTGFYYAGGIHRLSNPLDVLRFAPLPPADRLRLGRSVLRAGRVRHWRELEALTAEEWLVSLGGRRVYDRVWRPLLEGKFGPYASEVGATWMWTKLHLRGGSRSRSGREVLYYLHGGCGALLDAWLPRLAGLGVRIRTGSPVTEVLTGPAGVTGVRCGDEVIEAPRALLTCAPGPAAALLARSGHPAAPALRRRLGAIPYLANLCLVLENDRPLSDTYWLNVTDPRFPYVGVIEHTNLDAPEHYGGRHLVYLSAYLPADAPLYRMSDAEVFRRSLPHLRRMFPAFRADWVRAHHVWRADHAQPVITRHYSRAVPGVENALPGLYLSSMAQVFPEDRGTNYALRGGQRAGRLIADRLRTARRRTDRSAPHGADDPRIGADHD from the coding sequence GTGAGCGCCGGGGGCGGCGGCCGGGATGCGCGGGGGCCGTGGGACGTGGTCGTCGTCGGCGCCGGGTTCACCGGGCTGGCCGCCGCGCACGAACTCGGCCGGGCCGGACTGCGCTGCCTGGTGCTGGAGGCCGACGACCGGGTGGGCGGCCTGGCGGGCACGTTCTCCGTCGGTGACCGGCAGCTGGAGCGCTTCTACCACCACTGGTTCGCCTCCGACACGGACATCTTCCGGCTCTGCGCCGACCTGGGCCGCCCCGACCTGGTACGGCGGCACCACGGCCGTACGGGCTTCTACTACGCGGGCGGCATCCACCGCCTGTCGAACCCGCTCGACGTGCTGCGCTTCGCGCCGCTGCCGCCCGCCGACCGGCTGCGCCTGGGCCGCTCGGTGCTGCGCGCCGGGCGCGTGCGGCACTGGCGCGAGCTGGAGGCGCTGACCGCCGAGGAGTGGCTGGTCTCGCTGGGCGGGCGGCGGGTGTACGACCGGGTGTGGCGGCCGCTGCTGGAGGGCAAGTTCGGCCCGTACGCGTCCGAGGTCGGCGCCACCTGGATGTGGACGAAGCTGCACCTGCGGGGCGGCAGCCGCAGCCGGTCGGGCCGCGAGGTCCTGTACTACCTGCACGGCGGCTGCGGCGCCCTGCTGGACGCCTGGCTGCCCCGGCTGGCCGGTCTGGGCGTACGGATACGGACCGGCAGCCCGGTCACGGAGGTGCTGACCGGGCCGGCCGGGGTGACCGGCGTCCGGTGCGGCGACGAGGTGATCGAGGCGCCACGGGCGCTGCTGACCTGCGCGCCCGGCCCGGCCGCCGCCCTGCTCGCCCGGTCCGGCCACCCCGCCGCCCCGGCGCTGCGCCGCCGCCTCGGGGCGATCCCGTACCTGGCCAACCTGTGCCTGGTGCTGGAGAACGACCGGCCGCTGTCGGACACGTACTGGCTCAACGTCACCGACCCGCGCTTCCCGTACGTCGGCGTCATCGAGCACACCAACCTCGACGCGCCGGAGCACTACGGCGGGCGGCACCTCGTCTACCTGTCCGCCTACCTGCCGGCGGACGCGCCGCTCTACCGGATGAGCGACGCGGAGGTGTTCCGCCGCAGCCTTCCGCACCTGCGCCGGATGTTCCCGGCGTTCCGCGCGGACTGGGTGCGCGCCCACCACGTCTGGCGCGCCGACCACGCGCAGCCGGTCATCACCCGGCACTACTCGCGGGCCGTGCCCGGCGTCGAGAACGCCCTGCCGGGCCTCTACCTCTCCTCGATGGCCCAGGTCTTCCCGGAGGACCGGGGCACCAACTACGCGCTGCGGGGCGGGCAGCGCGCCGGCCGGCTGATCGCCGACCGCCTCCGTACGGCCCGGCGCCGTACGGACCGCAGCGCACCGCACGGCGCCGACGACCCACGGATCGGAGCGGACCATGACTGA
- a CDS encoding aspartate aminotransferase family protein, with protein sequence MTDPRAIPPLFTTEDCERMPAHQVHELYRHYVSRAQVSLLGSFGFGHDLVDHAEGCWITLRDGRRILDFTGGIGVLNHGHNHPRLLAARRRFGERRAMEVHKNFLSPYVAALSHNLARLLPGDLNISYFPNSGAEAVEGAVKLAYKYHRGHRGTVLHSDISFHGKLLGAGSLTASPEVDFPYPRLPGTDHFAYDDLESFALALERHRAGSGGSDVYAVVLEPFSASSVRECSEGFLREVRRLCTERDIVLVFDEVYTGWGRTGTLFHFMRHPGLVPDVVTTSKSFGGGKSSISGYTAREPVFRAAYDNHADATLHSTTYYGFGEETATALEAVAVAVEDDYPARAVRIGERLGGGLADLAARHRSLVSGTFGRGALHGLFLNDGNPGLDRLLRLLPSTFARDPRARRKLVTAAVIASLYRDFGVLAYYGSNHGLPLIASPPLVAEETEVEVFLQALDSVLEQGAGRLLARFAKDVLAQHVPVRGKESREQVVAR encoded by the coding sequence ATGACTGACCCCCGGGCGATACCGCCCCTGTTCACGACGGAGGACTGTGAGCGCATGCCCGCCCACCAGGTGCACGAGCTCTACCGGCACTACGTCAGCCGCGCCCAGGTCTCGCTCCTCGGTTCCTTCGGTTTCGGCCACGACCTGGTCGACCACGCCGAGGGCTGCTGGATCACCCTGCGGGACGGGCGCCGCATCCTGGACTTCACCGGCGGGATCGGCGTGCTCAACCACGGGCACAACCACCCCCGGCTCCTGGCCGCCCGCCGCCGCTTCGGCGAGCGGCGCGCCATGGAGGTCCACAAGAACTTCCTGTCGCCGTACGTGGCGGCGCTCAGCCACAACCTGGCCCGGCTGCTGCCCGGCGACCTGAACATCAGCTACTTCCCCAACTCCGGCGCGGAGGCCGTCGAAGGCGCCGTGAAGCTGGCGTACAAGTACCACCGCGGGCACCGCGGCACGGTGCTGCACAGCGACATCTCCTTCCACGGCAAGCTGCTCGGCGCGGGCAGCCTCACCGCCTCACCGGAGGTGGACTTCCCCTACCCCCGCCTGCCCGGCACCGACCACTTCGCCTACGACGACCTGGAGTCCTTCGCGCTCGCCCTGGAAAGGCACCGGGCGGGCAGCGGCGGCAGCGACGTGTACGCGGTGGTGCTGGAGCCGTTCAGCGCGTCCAGCGTCCGCGAGTGCTCGGAGGGGTTCCTGCGCGAGGTCCGCAGGCTGTGCACGGAACGGGACATCGTCCTGGTCTTCGACGAGGTGTACACGGGCTGGGGACGCACGGGCACGCTCTTCCACTTCATGCGCCACCCCGGGCTGGTCCCCGACGTGGTGACCACCTCGAAGTCGTTCGGCGGCGGCAAGTCCTCGATCTCCGGCTACACCGCGCGCGAACCGGTCTTCCGCGCCGCGTACGACAACCACGCCGACGCGACGCTGCACAGCACCACGTACTACGGCTTCGGCGAGGAGACCGCGACCGCGCTGGAGGCCGTCGCCGTCGCGGTCGAGGACGACTACCCGGCGCGCGCCGTGCGGATCGGCGAACGGCTGGGCGGCGGCCTCGCCGACCTCGCCGCCCGCCACCGCTCCCTGGTGAGCGGCACCTTCGGCCGGGGCGCGCTGCACGGCCTGTTCCTCAACGACGGCAACCCCGGCCTGGACCGGCTGCTGCGCCTGCTGCCCTCGACGTTCGCCAGGGACCCGCGCGCCCGCCGCAAGCTGGTCACCGCCGCCGTGATCGCCTCGCTCTACCGCGACTTCGGCGTGCTGGCCTACTACGGCTCCAACCACGGCCTGCCGCTCATCGCCTCGCCGCCGCTGGTGGCCGAGGAGACCGAGGTCGAGGTGTTCCTCCAGGCGCTGGACTCGGTGCTGGAGCAGGGAGCCGGGCGGCTGCTGGCCCGCTTCGCCAAGGACGTACTGGCGCAGCACGTACCCGTACGGGGGAAGGAGTCCAGGGAGCAGGTGGTGGCGCGGTGA